Sequence from the Candidatus Thermoplasmatota archaeon genome:
GGAGATAGATAAATGGGAATACGAATACCTAAAATCACTGGACGAGGGTGTGCAGCTAAACTTTTTCCCACAATTCTATGCCATAGGTAAGAAAACATAGAGTTTATAACCATATATATAGATTCTATTTTTGGAAACAAAAATATGACCGCTAAGATAATCTATGGTAAACCAATAGCAGAAGATATACGTAAAAAAATAAAAAAAGAAATCACAATTCTACAAAAAAAACATGGGGTTAAACCAAGTATTACCACAATCAAAATTGGGGAAGACCCATCATCAGAACTCTATCTAAAATTAAGAGACAAAGCCTGTGAAGAAGTAGGAATAAAATCAAGACATCTAGTTTTTCATAAAAACGCCCCTGAAAAAAAGGTTTTAGAATCAATAAAAAAATTAAATGATGACAACAGCATTCATGGTATCCTAATTCAATACCCTGTGCCAAAACATATATCCCCGGATAAACTTATGAAAACAGTTGATCCCAGTAAAGATGTTGAGGGTTTCAACCCAAAGAACATGGGTGGACTCTTGATTGGTGATGAACACATAGTATCATGCACACCCTTGGCTGTTTTAACTATACTAGAATACGAAAAAACCGTTCTTAAAAGCAAAAATGTAACCATCGTTAATCATAGCAACGTAGTCGGTAAACCATTGGCAGCTCTTTTCCTTAACAGGAATGCAACCGTCTCTGTTTGTCATGTTTACACAGATGATATAAAGAAGTATACAAACAAGGCGGACATCCTTGTGACAGCTACTGGTAAACCAAAACTTATAACAAAAGATCATGTGAAAAACAATAGTTTCGTGATAGATGTTGGCATCAACAAAACAAAAAACGGTTTATGCGGTGACGTAGATTTTGATTCCGTTAAAGAAAAAATAGGAAAAATCACACCTGTACCTGGTGGTGTAGGACCAGTTACAGTTGCTTGTTCATTGATAAACATGATTAAAACATTTAAAAACTGTGTTGAGGAAAAATAAGATATGAACAAATACAGTGTTTTATCTTTTATGTGTTTCATTGTTGGTATAGCATTTTTTGTAATAGGTTTTCTAACCGGCGAAATACAAGGAGGAATCCTTGTTGTATTCCCATTTATTGTTGGCTCTGGTTTATATGCGTTAGCAGGTTTTATCATGATTTCCATTGCGATATTATTGTTTATTTTTGGATTTACTAGAAATATACAAACAGAGGAAAACTACTATGATCTTGGTGAACCAGCTAAAAAATCATCTGTGAAAGGCGGTGGGGTTGTTCTCATTTGGCCAATACCAATTGTTTTTGGGTCAAACTGGAAAATAGCAATCCTACTCATGATTCTAAGTATTATACTTATAGTAACCATGTTCTTTTTCCTAAGATTCATATAAAAAAAATTTTGGCTCATGTCCGTAAGTTGTCGGATAGAATAATTTCAAACCATTGATCTTTTTCATTCAGCAGGAACGCAAGAAAATCAAGATACCCTTGGAGGTAGTTCTTTGATACTCCCCGGTATCTTCTGAGGTAACTCCTAATAAAAACCATTCCTGTTTTTCACAATTGTTTACATGAATGTCTCCATTTGCCCATTCATGATTTCCATTGGTTAACTATGTGATGTTCTTGTACTTCTGGAATCTTCTCAGCAATCCCTTCATAGATGGTGTATTCATCGGTATTCATAATCACATCCCCGTTGATCAAACTTTGAAGCTTTCCAATAAAATGTTGGAAGGTTTTTTTCATTACTTTGTATCTAA
This genomic interval carries:
- a CDS encoding DUF131 domain-containing protein; the protein is MNKYSVLSFMCFIVGIAFFVIGFLTGEIQGGILVVFPFIVGSGLYALAGFIMISIAILLFIFGFTRNIQTEENYYDLGEPAKKSSVKGGGVVLIWPIPIVFGSNWKIAILLMILSIILIVTMFFFLRFI
- a CDS encoding tetrahydrofolate dehydrogenase/cyclohydrolase catalytic domain-containing protein, with the translated sequence MTAKIIYGKPIAEDIRKKIKKEITILQKKHGVKPSITTIKIGEDPSSELYLKLRDKACEEVGIKSRHLVFHKNAPEKKVLESIKKLNDDNSIHGILIQYPVPKHISPDKLMKTVDPSKDVEGFNPKNMGGLLIGDEHIVSCTPLAVLTILEYEKTVLKSKNVTIVNHSNVVGKPLAALFLNRNATVSVCHVYTDDIKKYTNKADILVTATGKPKLITKDHVKNNSFVIDVGINKTKNGLCGDVDFDSVKEKIGKITPVPGGVGPVTVACSLINMIKTFKNCVEEK